One window from the genome of Acidobacteriota bacterium encodes:
- a CDS encoding CAP domain-containing protein: protein MQDKFRIVFRIVVLSVFVMVMGGQVSAATIPPRTQLTLKFQRQVLELINAERKEHGLAPVELDQFASTVAQTHAEELSRENFSSHWSRDGRKPYMRYAFAGGTDAAAENISSLFGAKITADDPALDEYLNDMHRSLYEETPPNDGHRQTILKPQNTHVGIGIAVLNGQISLVEEFLCRYTVFQPLPAMKIPQKASVSLAGKLARADYKLRGVEVYYEPLPTPPDLAWLRISRPYGLPDKHTTLRPQLTSGDTYIDGTRGEINLAGGGAFRFTFRPFEKKPGIYTIVTWITTREFEKPFPVTNICIQVE from the coding sequence ATGCAAGATAAGTTCAGAATCGTGTTCAGGATAGTGGTGCTCAGTGTATTTGTGATGGTAATGGGTGGGCAGGTCAGTGCAGCCACCATTCCACCCAGAACCCAATTGACCCTGAAATTTCAACGACAGGTTTTGGAATTGATCAATGCCGAGCGAAAAGAACACGGCCTGGCGCCGGTCGAACTCGATCAGTTTGCCTCAACCGTGGCTCAAACCCACGCTGAAGAACTGTCGCGCGAAAATTTTTCGAGTCACTGGAGTCGTGATGGCCGCAAACCCTATATGCGCTATGCTTTTGCTGGTGGCACGGATGCTGCGGCTGAAAATATTTCGTCGTTGTTTGGGGCCAAAATAACAGCCGATGATCCAGCGTTGGACGAATATTTGAATGACATGCACCGGTCGTTGTATGAGGAAACGCCCCCCAATGATGGCCACCGGCAAACCATCCTGAAGCCTCAAAACACCCATGTCGGCATCGGAATTGCCGTCCTGAATGGACAAATCTCACTGGTCGAAGAGTTTCTCTGCCGGTACACGGTTTTTCAGCCATTGCCGGCAATGAAAATTCCCCAGAAGGCTTCGGTTTCACTGGCTGGAAAACTGGCCCGAGCCGATTACAAACTGCGAGGGGTCGAGGTGTATTATGAACCGCTGCCGACACCGCCGGACCTTGCCTGGCTGCGAATCTCGCGTCCGTACGGCCTGCCAGACAAACATACAACGCTACGACCACAACTCACCTCGGGCGATACCTACATTGACGGAACGCGCGGTGAGATCAATCTGGCAGGCGGCGGGGCCTTTCGGTTTACCTTCAGGCCATTTGAGAAAAAGCCTGGGATCTACACGATTGTCACCTGGATAACCACCCGCGAGTTTGAAAAACCCTTCCCGGTGACAAACATTTGTATTCAAGTTGAATAA
- a CDS encoding Rieske 2Fe-2S domain-containing protein: MLTLPQFCIDERLPFAQTIPAPWYLDPAALDLELDRIFASTWQLVGRTEQVDAPGKFFTATIGREPVVVVCGNDHQIRAFSNVCRHRAGPVSTGAGSCSIFRCGYHGWSYALDGRLIGTPEFDGVECFQKEAFCLPQFQVATWFGLVFVNCDPQAAPLDEYFDGIADRIIPFDVENMRYAFRKDWYVDCNWKVYVDNYLEGYHIPIVHPGLNKELDYAQYRTETRRYYSIQHSPVKNANRIRVTGNLATDRAEYFWIFPNLMLNVYPDNFSTNLIIPLGPEKTLTIFEWFFLDPEEPHVQQKLQQQVEFSDEIQIEDIHICEAVQRGLKSKTYTSGRYSVKRENGVHHFHHLLGEFLFQESKAQSLSKGNS; encoded by the coding sequence ATGCTGACCTTGCCTCAGTTTTGCATTGATGAGCGACTTCCCTTTGCCCAAACCATTCCGGCGCCGTGGTACCTTGACCCGGCAGCGCTGGATCTGGAACTGGACCGTATTTTTGCTTCAACCTGGCAACTGGTGGGCCGGACCGAACAGGTAGACGCCCCTGGAAAGTTTTTTACCGCCACTATCGGCAGAGAGCCTGTGGTTGTGGTCTGTGGCAATGACCACCAGATTCGGGCCTTTTCCAATGTCTGTCGCCATCGCGCCGGGCCAGTTTCCACCGGCGCCGGGTCGTGTTCGATCTTTCGCTGCGGCTATCACGGCTGGAGTTATGCCCTCGATGGCCGCCTGATTGGAACACCCGAATTTGACGGCGTCGAGTGCTTTCAAAAAGAAGCCTTCTGCCTGCCTCAATTTCAAGTTGCCACCTGGTTTGGACTGGTGTTTGTCAATTGTGACCCACAGGCGGCACCGCTGGATGAGTACTTTGACGGCATCGCCGACCGAATCATCCCCTTTGACGTCGAAAACATGCGCTATGCGTTTCGTAAAGACTGGTATGTGGACTGTAACTGGAAGGTTTATGTTGATAACTACCTTGAAGGCTACCACATCCCCATCGTGCATCCGGGCCTGAACAAGGAACTCGATTATGCCCAGTACCGGACTGAAACCCGACGCTATTATTCGATCCAGCATTCACCTGTCAAAAATGCCAACCGGATTCGGGTCACCGGCAATCTCGCGACAGATCGAGCTGAGTATTTCTGGATTTTTCCCAACCTGATGCTCAATGTATACCCTGATAATTTTTCCACTAATTTGATCATTCCACTTGGTCCGGAAAAAACACTCACCATCTTCGAATGGTTTTTTCTCGACCCGGAAGAACCACACGTCCAGCAAAAACTCCAGCAACAGGTTGAATTCAGCGACGAAATCCAGATTGAAGACATTCATATCTGCGAGGCGGTGCAGCGCGGGTTAAAGTCAAAAACTTATACCAGCGGGCGATATTCAGTGAAACGCGAAAACGGCGTCCATCATTTTCACCACCTCCTTGGCGAATTTCTCTTTCAAGAATCAAAAGCGCAATCTCTTTCGAAAGGCAATTCATAA
- a CDS encoding TonB-dependent receptor, which produces MRKQTFERLILLVVLCLCPLISDVLWAQAYRGSIVGIITDQTGSSLAGATVTAVNVSTGIERSTITADDGSYRIPELAIGTYEIRVEQSGFKSATVTNVVVTVASQQRVDAVLQTSSTVSDTIVVEGSVPLVDTTTNVLGTVLQNKQISELPVNGRDFQKLLIISAGASGDPSGAADSPGSFGLFSSNGNRGRSNNYLLDGTDMNDGYRNLPAINQGGVFGVPATVLPIEAISELVVLSNFAPEYGRNSGAVVNIVTKSGTNEFHGSVFEFFRNNALDARNFFNTKPNPQTALRNNQFGFAVGGPVVKNKTFFFVNYEGQRERVGLNSLARVPDPREIASLGGATNPIIQQILNRNPWPTPNISVPLFDPSPNASVTTPAFADSDSVIAKIDHSFTTNDQISGRYYFGDSEQSFPLAIIGGNVLPGFNTNTPTRVQVLSLSYLKIISSTLVNELRYGYNRYNQGFFAQDSDFDPNSIGLNTGVTNPRAFGLPFIRIRNDELLGSSIAPLGATLSVPRGRIATNNQIIDNVSWKLNKHDLKFGYEFRRTFVNGFFDAGYRGRIDFASLEDFLDGLPSGGRSATGDSQRGTFQNSHGLYLQDSFRLTPKVTLNLGVRYDYFGVLGEERNRLSNFDSQRGLFLTDRLYDRDPNNFSPRLGVAWDVTGKGKTVIRAGWGIFYDSFSQDFFVGQLPFNTFNPGPAYNPIGESPILFSFSAVDRLVPGSPVFSEFLDSDVFAVDSNLRTPYVQNFNLNFQQELFKNTVLQVGYVGSQGRKLYRYRDINQPGNPAVNPGRPFDNGPFAPSGGTFFYVNQFESTAASNYNSLQTTLTMRELRGWNVSVNYTWSHAIDNASDGQDFVPNATQPDNSFRPDLERGNSNYDSRHRFVVSFVYQLPKFDVTNRFMNKMVNGWQMSGLITVRSGNPFHVNFFDDFNGTGEFFPRPELVGDPYAGTSDPDRFLNLAAFQVPCQLDADGACIPGTQQFGSLGRNSLRGPNYRNFDFSLVKTTNLTERLKLEFRAEFYNLFNHPNFANPLLPSFLADAGFNGIDSNGRGIGYLPLTATPDVGIGNPFLGGGGGRNIQLVARFSF; this is translated from the coding sequence ATGAGAAAACAAACTTTTGAGCGATTGATACTGCTCGTGGTTCTTTGCCTGTGCCCCTTGATCTCGGATGTGCTGTGGGCTCAAGCATATCGGGGATCCATCGTGGGGATCATTACCGATCAGACCGGCAGTTCACTGGCTGGGGCCACCGTCACGGCGGTCAACGTCAGCACCGGGATCGAACGCTCCACCATCACGGCTGATGATGGGAGCTATCGAATTCCGGAACTGGCTATCGGGACCTATGAAATCCGGGTCGAGCAGTCCGGGTTTAAATCAGCCACCGTGACCAATGTGGTGGTGACCGTTGCCAGCCAGCAACGGGTAGATGCCGTCCTGCAAACCAGCAGCACCGTCTCAGATACAATTGTGGTCGAAGGGTCTGTCCCGCTGGTGGACACCACTACCAACGTGCTGGGAACGGTTTTGCAGAACAAACAAATCAGCGAACTCCCTGTCAATGGGCGTGATTTTCAAAAGCTTCTGATCATCAGCGCTGGGGCCAGCGGTGACCCAAGCGGCGCCGCCGATTCCCCTGGTTCATTTGGATTGTTTAGTTCAAACGGGAACCGTGGCCGGTCCAACAACTATTTGCTGGACGGGACGGATATGAACGATGGGTACCGCAATTTGCCAGCGATTAACCAGGGCGGGGTGTTTGGTGTCCCGGCTACTGTTCTGCCCATCGAGGCGATTTCGGAACTGGTTGTACTTTCAAATTTTGCTCCGGAATATGGTCGGAACTCAGGTGCCGTGGTCAACATCGTGACCAAGTCAGGCACCAATGAATTCCACGGGAGCGTCTTTGAATTTTTCCGAAATAATGCGCTTGACGCCCGAAACTTTTTTAACACCAAGCCCAATCCACAAACCGCGCTCCGCAATAACCAGTTTGGATTTGCGGTCGGCGGGCCAGTTGTCAAAAACAAGACTTTCTTTTTCGTCAATTATGAAGGCCAGCGCGAGCGAGTCGGTCTCAACAGTCTGGCCCGCGTGCCGGATCCGCGTGAAATCGCCTCGCTGGGCGGCGCCACCAATCCAATCATTCAGCAAATCCTGAACCGGAATCCGTGGCCGACGCCAAATATCTCAGTACCGTTGTTTGATCCATCACCCAATGCCAGCGTGACGACACCAGCATTTGCGGATTCTGACAGCGTGATTGCCAAGATTGACCATTCATTCACCACCAATGACCAGATTTCGGGACGCTACTATTTCGGTGATAGCGAACAGAGCTTTCCACTGGCCATCATCGGTGGAAACGTCCTGCCCGGCTTCAATACCAATACCCCGACCAGGGTTCAGGTGTTGTCGCTGTCCTACCTGAAGATCATTTCCAGCACACTGGTCAATGAATTGCGCTATGGCTATAACCGGTATAACCAGGGCTTTTTTGCCCAGGACAGCGATTTTGACCCAAATTCAATTGGGTTAAACACCGGTGTGACCAACCCACGGGCATTTGGCCTGCCGTTTATTCGCATCCGCAATGACGAACTGCTGGGATCTTCCATCGCTCCACTGGGAGCAACGCTTTCGGTGCCACGCGGTCGCATTGCCACCAATAACCAGATTATTGACAACGTTTCCTGGAAATTGAACAAGCACGATTTGAAGTTTGGCTATGAATTCCGCCGAACGTTTGTCAACGGCTTCTTTGACGCCGGATATCGTGGGCGAATTGATTTTGCGTCACTCGAAGACTTCCTGGATGGCCTGCCAAGTGGCGGACGCAGCGCCACTGGTGATTCACAGCGCGGCACGTTCCAAAATTCGCACGGCCTGTATCTGCAGGACAGCTTCCGACTCACCCCAAAAGTGACGCTCAATCTGGGTGTCCGGTATGACTATTTCGGGGTGCTCGGTGAAGAACGCAACCGGTTGAGCAACTTTGACTCGCAACGCGGGCTGTTTCTGACTGACCGGCTCTATGATCGTGACCCGAACAACTTCTCGCCACGTCTCGGGGTGGCCTGGGATGTGACCGGGAAAGGCAAAACCGTCATTCGCGCTGGATGGGGAATTTTCTACGACAGCTTTTCCCAGGATTTCTTTGTTGGTCAGTTGCCGTTTAATACCTTCAATCCTGGGCCAGCGTACAACCCGATTGGCGAATCACCGATTCTCTTCTCATTTTCAGCCGTGGATCGCTTAGTTCCAGGTTCGCCAGTATTTTCAGAATTTCTGGACTCAGACGTGTTTGCCGTGGACAGCAACCTGCGCACGCCGTATGTCCAAAACTTCAACCTCAACTTTCAGCAGGAACTCTTTAAGAACACAGTGCTTCAGGTTGGTTATGTTGGCTCGCAAGGCCGAAAACTCTACCGCTATCGCGACATCAACCAGCCTGGAAACCCAGCCGTCAACCCTGGGCGACCATTTGATAATGGACCATTTGCCCCATCGGGGGGGACATTCTTCTATGTGAACCAGTTTGAAAGCACCGCCGCCTCAAACTACAACTCACTGCAAACCACCCTGACCATGCGCGAACTGCGTGGATGGAACGTTTCAGTGAATTACACCTGGTCACATGCCATTGACAATGCCAGTGACGGACAGGACTTCGTTCCCAACGCCACCCAACCTGACAATAGCTTTCGACCCGATCTGGAACGCGGCAACTCCAACTATGACAGCCGTCACCGATTTGTGGTGTCATTTGTGTATCAGCTTCCAAAATTTGACGTTACCAATCGGTTCATGAACAAGATGGTCAATGGCTGGCAGATGAGCGGGCTGATCACGGTCCGGAGCGGTAATCCATTCCACGTCAACTTCTTCGACGATTTCAACGGCACCGGCGAATTCTTTCCCCGCCCGGAACTGGTGGGCGACCCGTATGCGGGCACCAGCGACCCAGATCGTTTCCTGAACCTGGCGGCCTTCCAGGTGCCATGTCAGTTGGATGCCGACGGGGCCTGTATTCCCGGCACCCAGCAGTTTGGGTCCCTGGGCCGCAACTCCCTGCGTGGGCCAAACTACCGAAACTTCGATTTTTCACTGGTCAAAACCACGAACCTGACGGAACGGCTCAAGCTTGAGTTCCGCGCTGAGTTCTATAACCTGTTCAACCATCCAAACTTTGCCAACCCGCTCCTGCCTAGCTTCCTGGCGGATGCCGGCTTTAACGGCATTGACAGCAACGGACGCGGGATCGGGTACCTGCCGTTGACGGCGACTCCGGACGTCGGCATCGGCAACCCATTCCTGGGCGGCGGCGGCGGGCGCAACATCCAGCTCGTGGCACGGTTTAGCTTCTAA
- a CDS encoding EutN/CcmL family microcompartment protein yields the protein MFLGKVVGTVWSTQKAPDLEGLRFLIVHPLNLNKEPNTDIVVVADRLGAGTGELVLCAYGKAARSAMGDQDLSIEAAVVGIVDRVDLDSANCRSNELKAEARE from the coding sequence ATGTTTCTCGGAAAAGTTGTTGGCACCGTCTGGTCAACGCAAAAGGCGCCTGATTTAGAAGGGTTACGCTTTTTGATTGTCCATCCACTTAATCTCAATAAAGAACCGAACACCGACATTGTCGTGGTGGCGGACCGGCTTGGGGCCGGGACGGGTGAACTGGTCCTGTGTGCTTATGGAAAAGCTGCCCGTTCAGCCATGGGAGACCAGGATCTTTCCATTGAAGCGGCGGTCGTAGGCATTGTGGATCGAGTTGACCTTGACTCCGCCAATTGTCGGTCAAATGAACTCAAAGCCGAGGCACGAGAATGA
- a CDS encoding TonB C-terminal domain-containing protein, producing the protein MMTVIALIGLCLFTTRVEAQQPEPDLPRASSVRGRYVPADLSPFSTDVQAAITRTENIAKPPTFDPATIREFSLKKATSLDGANQNPVVSFKQMISGVPVGGSLQMVKPHVIVPPEYLRTIEQLIRLNLSLPIYARNMTSTTTVAYTFTVLHNGQITDFDKERTTGSPALDNVVQNALRSISPLESPRGIVLTPENTSQPLARLRFSLTYRPGS; encoded by the coding sequence ATGATGACTGTAATCGCCTTGATTGGTCTGTGTCTGTTCACGACCAGGGTGGAAGCCCAACAACCAGAACCGGACCTTCCCCGAGCCAGTTCAGTTCGCGGACGGTATGTTCCGGCTGACCTGTCGCCCTTTTCGACTGATGTCCAGGCGGCGATAACTCGTACCGAAAATATTGCCAAACCGCCCACCTTTGATCCCGCCACCATCCGGGAATTCTCTCTCAAGAAGGCAACCTCTTTAGATGGAGCGAATCAGAACCCGGTAGTCAGCTTTAAACAAATGATTTCGGGCGTTCCCGTTGGTGGCAGCCTGCAAATGGTCAAACCGCACGTGATCGTTCCTCCCGAATATCTGAGAACCATCGAACAACTCATTCGGTTGAATTTGTCGCTTCCGATTTATGCGCGGAATATGACTTCGACCACGACGGTTGCCTACACGTTCACCGTGTTGCACAATGGCCAGATCACCGATTTTGACAAAGAACGAACCACGGGAAGCCCCGCCCTCGACAATGTGGTTCAAAACGCACTTCGCTCGATCAGCCCATTAGAATCACCCCGAGGGATTGTCCTCACACCAGAAAACACGTCGCAACCGCTCGCTCGATTGCGGTTCTCATTGACGTATCGGCCAGGATCTTAA